The Clostridiales bacterium genome contains a region encoding:
- a CDS encoding orotate phosphoribosyltransferase, translating to MISREKVLSIFESSGGILKGHFLLTSGRHSDQYMQCAKLFVNPAHSEKLCSELAKKFRSLHIDVVASPAIGGIIMGYEVARYLKCKNVFTERVNGKMELRRGFAIPKETKVLVTEDVVTTGGSVKEVIELVKDLGGEVVGVGAIVDRSGGKVDFGVKFESLISLDIPSYEPDQCPICEQGIPLIKPGSRGNN from the coding sequence ATGATTTCCAGAGAAAAGGTTTTGAGTATTTTTGAGAGTTCGGGCGGGATACTGAAAGGTCATTTTTTGCTGACCAGCGGAAGACACAGCGACCAATACATGCAATGCGCAAAATTGTTTGTCAATCCCGCTCATTCCGAAAAACTTTGTTCCGAACTTGCCAAAAAATTCCGTTCGTTACATATTGATGTTGTGGCAAGCCCCGCAATCGGCGGCATAATTATGGGTTATGAGGTGGCGCGTTATCTAAAATGCAAAAATGTCTTCACGGAGCGCGTCAACGGCAAAATGGAATTAAGAAGAGGTTTTGCCATACCTAAGGAAACTAAAGTCTTAGTGACCGAGGATGTGGTCACTACGGGCGGGTCCGTCAAGGAAGTGATTGAGCTTGTAAAAGATTTGGGCGGCGAAGTCGTGGGCGTAGGCGCTATAGTGGATAGAAGCGGCGGCAAAGTTGACTTCGGGGTTAAGTTTGAGTCTTTGATAAGCTTGGATATACCTTCCTACGAGCCCGACCAATGCCCTATCTGCGAGCAAGGCATTCCGCTCATAAAGCCCGGCAGCAGAGGAAATAATTAA